The proteins below come from a single Mytilus edulis chromosome 5, xbMytEdul2.2, whole genome shotgun sequence genomic window:
- the LOC139523380 gene encoding chromodomain-helicase-DNA-binding protein 8-like isoform X2 encodes MSDNGMLSLFDTDGGFLEDLATDNGLAGTGSLLDAGGILGQMNPVMNTQPQQPQMFNQQMGGMQTNQFNNMQMQPPNVAQQNQFMTNTFNQQQNQFNTTKLHHFGGQQQQPGTAAHVMVLQQNNQSMAQRAPMQVIRTNMQPSPGFQNYGSMTTANGPRLPNPHQQQIGIQQNMPRMWNPNQNGPSQQAYVQQLPNQQPRLQNIQQIPGNGLQTTYLTQHNYALSKDNNIPQNRYQDGMPSTPNANVFMQGMKSPTGNMRPNVPMSSPNNNLIKNVTNISQSPRPPQQQMMINRTSTFQTQQNINSVNIPNFSSSQQQVQQPFQNSFNLPNIQNVGQINAGSVNVPSSSFQQFTYQQPQQQMPNQNTMASEMQMSQNINDKSSNMIPFQNTSPNQNVQFRPTYTVGTPQRTITPSASPRPTPSPARTPDLNAHTSPNSQGNLNQLVSPTMVSRPNTTPASSPFHVPNRSDANIAVSQAQILTNSFGNISNTNTVSVNNQSNTLPNQLVSVSVGQTNLNSMGQMSPSVGQVKNVNVEIYQLQQQIQQLHNQPQTQQTQQQMLDLQERVRTLRAQQELNSQRQKQQAAQSFPTYQIQNQQMQPSPQRPAIIQVQQPQLQPRQQIVQIQQPFPNQQQPIQQQQMQPQGQRILLVSNNMAGQPQRFLQTMSQAPGQQFVQQPQQKVVLIQQQAQPGQQIRLIAQGQPQNQMPPSSMAMGSGNVPMSVVQIQLPQKTDILPKLEDDEEGGDKSVQKVKAQEKANQIVAEAVAKAQAAGNTQIPKVMTPPPIPSTVGDAEAPGSEEDGKKKSAKKRPKKKGKASKDKKEFDDDGESKEKKSKVERPKSVKKKKKPPATFLKSKKRKRNGSSDGSDVEIKITPPPSPENDEDSGIQKRRSARNTKRKKYLDEVDLNLSDDDTLDVDTEAAVSDTVNATGGAVTKPVPFLSSVETTVAVPLEEESMVVEKILGARMRKLDKDIDVVNDDEEAQPEEEVEEYFVKYKNFSYLHCEWKTITELERDKRIHMKLKRFRAKREHLDLFETVDEDELFNPDYVEVDRVMEVSVTSDPVTEEEVTHFLVKWRGLPYEDSTWELQQDVDPEKVKLFYKFRDPPPEEDREVPARPSRDEWVQIPETKTYKGGNTLREYQLEGVNWLTFNWYKHQNCILADEMGLGKTIQSITFLHEIVEYGIKGPFLVVVPLSTLGNWQREFETWTDMNAIVYHGSNTSKFMLQEYEMFYKDEERQRIPDLTKFTVLVTTFEIIISDCELLSSIDWRCLIIDEAHRLKNKKCKLMEGLRYVDCEHRVLLTGTPLQNNVEELFSLLNFLEPEQFNSSQTFLAEFGNLRTDDQVDKLKALLKPMMLRRLKEDVETSLAAKEETIIEVELTNIQKKYYRAILERNFTFLSKGSTTSANVPNLLNTMMELRKCCNHPYLVKGAEDMIIRETKEKENKPELDMFDIHRLMVQSSGKLVLMDKLLPKLKQGGHKVLIFSQMIKVLDILEDYLIQRRYLYERLDGRITGIMRQEAIDRFSKPDSDRFVFLLCTRAGGLGINLTAADTVIIYDSDWNPQNDLQAQARCHRIGQSKAVKVYRLITRNSYEREMFDRASLKLGLDKAVLQSMGGDKAANPREQLTKKEIEELLRKGAYGALMDDDKAGDDFCEEDIDQILQRRTQVIQIESEGKGSTFSKASFTMSENRDDIDINDPNFWQKWAKKADVNADEDKNELIVEVPRQRKQTARYGNDEAALEMSELESSSDDEEGGGNDEDGEGKGRGRGKKGKKGRRGRGRDSDDDFDARGAAGEMYSRSDCFKVEKNLLVYGWGRWTDIVSHGRFKRILAAKDVETIARALLMYSLKVYKGDEKIKEFIWDLISPANDGSLKNHSGLSAPVPRGRKGKNKPTKKEKESEHEIEMAKYHIDPESVLKDTGYKRHLHRHANKVLLRVRLLYYLREEIIGHAADKINKGLDVSEIDIPRANVEGDPPTLWWDGLSDRSLLIGVFKHGYEKYNRMRNDPLLCFLSRCGPPAGAALAAEQNDDDDDDMDDTKGNISTLKDEDEDTCTSVISNQDSNMAKETPNVTTEGGDDDGEKLPWPTMSDLNTRLRRIITSFQRSHKRQMLKDAQRAKRMERRERYDVVSRYKDEEKIQYQQSFFGCWDSHWTRREESDFYRIISTFGVEFDLFTGRYKWDRFRTLARLEKKHDDTLTEYFQAFYHMCMRVCKKFKNDDDALPPNNIYVEPISEERASRSLARIDLLNKIRTETLAHPKFDERVKLCQTSYDLPSWWICGKHDKDLLRGAARHGVVRTDEFILNDPALSFKDVFRNKRPYVNSPHFMQSPGASQTPVKVKNKEEETELEIKAMIEKIKRESNKDKPESDPQDVKKEQTSPDKKSDDLEHDLDKDMKKEVNSPDKKTNDSEQDEEEENRTSSPDSNKELKKDIKTEVKVESESDIKEEANSDQDCQEKSEDLSVVKKSVVDNDDDEATDIEHDVSDNETTNDTEVKSEDQNDSEKSPVKVKSEKSPEKVKSPGDIKTEDEEKDSEDLYTEVKKEKVKEEDSEKFTKEDVELQKLINEEDNLDPRLSAIPADFLQWPKDRVIFHRLEHICYCVETGEWPFPKRMSNIPMNYDSRSATPLGSSTPRDDQDLSQSDAGDSVYDGIKVNTGDGLKMTFHKRNAKEQKFDGRMAHLLNQSAAGSSDNDSQSESLTPRSQVPGHSPRHSPHHYFFSQTPADLLSNGSGPEFDPVLLQRSMMSLQMEHALMFPGSRQRRGRKRKAEKMAELAMQEALARREHSKNVVGHDPESRVPVINLEDGSRLSGDEAPQKKDLEKWLDEHPGYMIADCEEDFYDDIPRRGRKSRLDPSMIDPMMMTGEENVSVVNRITGKKITGAKAPPLKYLTEWLEQNPLYDVDSKWSDIVRSKVNLPKSLQSRVVTPSRGRKPKDTLSSSMMGSDIPFSAASLAGLSGFHSPGLMSMSGLPKLPLGMPFGALPNFGLGNPLLGMAGYLPGLTASHSKDTESSSKDRKSPKCKESSKSESKSPSIPHPSFPFMYNPMLLNPLFAAQAQSLGFSLPTSLPTSFGALAHSGLMNGSTADSDLEEGEIKRFSQKERRGSSSGLQDAPQDLSVKAKHHHEGGSKHRREKKHSSHSSDHHDKSSSASKQYSASIQQDEPTDLSMKSKPSTPDSAKSKPKIQSSFKLSKIVDTLKDKVNKMEDRSRKDRKSKLDSILNKLVEDKELGGQDRKSVDEDGSVDLSIGSDTKCDDISKDEEDKC; translated from the exons ATGTCAGATAATGGAATGCTTAGTTTATTTGATACTGATGGAGGCTTTCTTGAAGATTTGGCCACAGATAATGGTTTGGCAGGGACTGGATCGTTGTTGGATGCAGGTGGAATTTTGGGTCAAATGAACCCAGTAATGAATACTCAGCCACAACAGCCACAAATGTTTAATCAGCAAATGGGTGGCATGCAGACAAACCAATTCAACAACATGCAGATGCAGCCTCCAAATGTTGCTCAGCAAAATCAGTTCATGACAAATACTTTTAATCAACAACAGAATCAATTTAATACCACCAAACTACATCATTTTGGTGGTCAACAACAGCAGCCAGGAACTGCTGCTCATGTCATGGTTCTTCAACAAAACAACCAATCTATGGCACAACGGGCACCGATGCAGGTTATTCGCACGAACATGCAACCGTCACCTGGATTTCAAAATTATGGAAGCATGACCACTGCTAACGGTCCACGGTTGCCAAACCCACATCAGCAACAAATTGGAATACAACAGAACATGCCAAGAATGTGGAACCCTAACCAGAATGGACCTAGTCAACAAGCTTATGTACAACAACTGCCAAATCAACAGCCCAGATTGCAAAACATACAGCAAATACCAGGGAATGGCTTACAGACAACCTACCTCACTCAACACAACTATGCCTTATCTAAAGATAATAATATCCCACAGAATCGATACCAAGACGGTATGCCCTCAACACCTAATGCAAATGTGTTTATGCAAGGAATGAAGTCCCCGACAGGTAACATGAGACCAAATGTGCCAATGTCCAGTccaaacaataatttgataaaaaatgtaaCCAATATAAGTCAGAGTCCTAGGCCTCCTCAGCAGCAAATGATGATTAATAGGACTTCGACATTCCAGACCCAACAAAATATTAACTCTGTAAATATACCAAACTTCAGCTCTAGTCAACAACAAGTTCAACAGCCGTTCCAAAACAGTTTCAATCTACCAAATATTCAAAATGTAGGACAGATAAATGCAGGTAGTGTAAATGTTCCAAGTTCGTCTTTCCAGCAGTTCACATATCAACAGCCACAGCAGCAAATGCCAAATCAAAATACAATGGCAAGTGAAATGCAAATGTCTCAAAATATTAATGATAAATCGTCAAATATGATTCCATTCCAAAATACTAGTCCCAACCAGAATGTACAGTTCAGACCAACATACACAGTTGGTACACCTCAGAGGACAATAACGCCATCAGCTTCTCCTAGACCAACCCCTTCTCCAGCTCGCACGCCTGATTTGAATGCTCACACTTCTCCAAATTCTCAGGGAAATTTAAATCAACTTGTCTCACCTACGATGGTCTCTAGACCCAACACAACACCTGCATCTAGTCCGTTCCATGTACCAAACAGGTCTGATGCTAATATTGCAGTTAGTCAGGCACAGATTCTTACAAATTCGTTTGGAAATATAAGCAATACAAATACGGTATCTGTAAATAATCAGAGCAATACATTACCAAATCAGCTTGTGTCTGTGAGTGTAGGTCAAACTAATTTAAATAGTATGGGACAGATGAGTCCAAGTGTTGGACAAGTCAAAAATGTAAACGTAGAAATCTATCAGCTCCAGCAACAAATTCAACAGCTGCATAATCAGCCTCAGACACAACAAACTCAGCAACAAATGTTAGACTTGCAAGAACGTGTTAGGACATTAAGAGCACAGCAAGAACTGAACAGTCAACGTCAAAAACAGCAGGCCGCACAATCATTTCCAACTTATCAGATTCAAAATCAGCAAATGCAACCAAGTCCTCAGAGACCAGCTATAATTCAAGTTCAACAGCCCCAGTTGCAACCAAGACAACAAATTGTTCAGATTCAGCAGCCATTTCCAAACCAGCAGCAACCCATTCAACAACAACAAATGCAGCCTCAAGGACAGAGAATTCTACTTGTATCCAATAACATGGCAGGTCAGCCTCAAAGATTCCTGCAAACCATGTCACAGGCTCCTGGTCAACAGTTTGTTCAACAACCACAACAAAAGGTTGTATTGATTCAG CAACAAGCACAGCCTGGTCAGCAGATCAGATTGATTGCCCAAGGACAACCACAGAATCAGATGCCGCCATCATCTATGGCCATGGGAAGTGGTAATGTTCCAATGTCTGTTGTACAGATCCAGTTACCACAGAAAACAGACATCCTACCTAAACTTGAAGATGACGAAGAAGGGGGAGACAAATCAGTACAGAAAGTGAAAGCACAAGAGAAAGCAAATCAAATTGTGGCAGAAGCTGTGGCCAAAGCTCAGGCTGCCGGAAATACACAGATTCCAAAGGTGATGACGCCACCACCGATTCCCTCAACTGTTGGGGATGCTGAAGCACCTGGTAGTGAGGAGGATGGTAAGAAAAAGTCAGCAAAGAAAAGACCGAAGAAAAAAGGAAAAGCATCAAAGGATAAGAAAGAATTTGATGATGATGGTGAATCAAAGGAAAAGAAATCGAAAGTAGAGAGGCCAAAGTCtgtcaagaaaaagaaaaa acCACCAGCAACATTCTTGAAAAGCAAGAAAAGGAAGCGAAATGGATCTTCAGATGGATCAGATGTGGAAATTAAAATTACACCGCCACCGTCACCTGAAAATGATGAAGATAGTGGTATACAG aaaagaagatCAGCTAGAAATACCAAGAGAAAGAAATATCTTGATGAAGTTGACCTGAACCTTTCAGATGATGATACTTTAGATGTAGATACTGAGGCGGCAGTTAGTGATACTGTTAATGCCACAGGAGGAGCTGTAACTAAACCGGTACCTTTTCTGTCGTCTGTG GAGACAACTGTTGCTGTACCTCTAGAAGAAGAATCAATGGTTGTTGAGAAAATTCTTGGCGCGAGGATGAGAAAGCTTGATAAAGAT attgatGTGGTCAATGATGATGAAGAAGCTCAACCTGAGGAAGAAGTGGAAGAATACTTTGTCAAATACAAAAACTT ctCATACTTGCATTGTGAATGGAAAACAATAACAGAACTAGAAAGAGACAAAAGAATTCACATGAAACTGAAAAGATTTAGGGCTAAAAGGGAGCATTTGGATCTTTTTGAAACg GTGGATGAGGATGAATTATTCAATCCAGATTATGTAGAGGTTGACCGTGTGATGGAAGTTTCTGTAACGTCTGATCCAGTAACAGAGGAAGAGGTGACTCACTTCCTTGTAAAATGGCGAGGTCTGCCGTATGAGGACAGTACTTGGGAACTACAGCAAGATGTTGATCCAGAAAaagttaaattgttttataaattcaGAGATCCTCCACCTGAGGAAGACCGAGAG GTTCCTGCTAGACCTAGCAGAGATGAATGGGTACAAATTCCAGAAACTAAAACCTACAAAGGAGGTAACACTTTGAGGGAATATCAATTGGAAGGTGTAAATTGGTTGACATTCAACTGGTATAAACA TCAAAACTGTATATTAGCTGACGAGATGGGTCTGGGTAAGACCATCCAGAGTATAACATTCCTACATGAGATTGTAGAATATGGAATAAAGGGACCATTTCTAGTGGTTGTACCACTGTCAACTCTGGGTAACTGGCAGAGAGAATTTGAGACTTGGACTGATATGAATGCTATTGTATATCATGGAAG TAACACCAGTAAATTTATGTTACaagaatatgaaatgttttacaaAGATGAAGAAAGACAAAGAATACCAGACTTGACTAAATTCACTGTGTTAGTTACAACATTTGAGATTATTATATCTGACTGTGAATTATTAAGTTCTATAGACTGGCGATGTTTAATTATTGACGAAGCACACaggctgaaaaataaaaagtgtaaatTAATGGAAGGATTAAGATATGTGGATTGT GAACATCGAGTGTTACTGACAGGAACTCCCCTACAAAACAATGTTGAGGAATTATTCAGTTTACTCAACTTTCTAGAACCTGAACAATTTAATTCTTCACAAACATTCTTAGCAGAGTTTGGCAATTTAAGAACTGATGATCAAGTCGACAAGTTAAAAGCACTTCTGAAACCTATGATGCTTAGGCGATTAAAAGAAGATGTAGAAACCTCTCTAGCAGCAAAGGAAGAAACAATTATTGAAGTGGAATTGACTAACATACAAAAGAAATATTATCGTGCTATTCTTGAAAggaattttacttttttgtctAAAGGTTCGACTACCTCTGCTAATGTACCAAATCTTCTAAATACAATGATGGAGTTGAGGAAGTGTTGTAATCATCCCTATCTAGTCAAAG GTGCTGAAGACATGATCATAAGGGAAACTAAAGAAAAGGAAAATAAACCAGAATTGGATATGTTTGATATACATAGATTAATGGTGCAATCCTCTGGAAAACTTGTACTAATGGACAAACTTTTACCAAAGCTTAAACAAGGTGGACATAAAGTGCTGATATTCTCTCAAATGATAAAAGTGCTAGATATTTTAGAGGATTATTTGATTCAAAGAAG gtatttatatgaaagattaGATGGTAGAATTACTGGTATAATGAGACAGGAAGCCATTGACAGATTCTCTAAGCCTGATTCAGATAGATTTGTATTCTTACTATGTACAAGAGCTGGTGGTTTAGGTATTAATCTGACTGCAGCTGATACTGTTATTATCTATGACTCGGACTGGAACCCACAGAATGACTTGCAG GCCCAAGCTAGATGTCACAGAATTGGACAGAGCAAAGCTGTGAAGGTGTACAGATTAATCACCAGGAATTCCTACGAGAGAGAAATGTTTGACAGAGCTTCTCTCAAGTTGGGTTTAGACAAGGCTGTGTTGCAATCTATGGGAGGAGATAAGGCTGCTAATCCT agggaacagttaacaaaaaaagaaatagaagAACTATTGAGAAAAGGAGCTTATGGTGCTTTAATGGATGATGACAAAGCTGGAGACGATTTCTGTGAGGAAGATATCGACCAGATTCTACAGAGGAGAACCCAGGTTATACAGATAGAATCAGAAGGCAAAGGATCCACTTTCTCCAAA GCAAGTTTTACCATGAGTGAGAACAGAGATGACATTGACATCAATGATCCAAACTTCTGGCAAAAATGGGCAAAGAAGGCAGATGTGAATGCAGATGAGGACAAG AATGAGCTGATAGTTGAGGTGCCAAGACAGAGGAAACAAACTGCTCGTTACGGAAATGATGAGGCAGCCCTGGAAATGTCTGAATTAGAATCCTCGTCAGATGATGAAGAGGGAGGTGGAAATGATGAAGATGGCGAAGGAAAGGGGCGTGGTAGAGGAAAGAAGGGCAAGAAAGGTCGGCGTGGTAGGGGCAGAGATTCAGATGATGATTTTGATGCTCGTGGTGCAGCAGGAGAGATGTATTCAAGATCAGATTGTTTCAAAGTGGAGAAGAATCTCTTAGTTTATGG atggGGAAGATGGACAGATATTGTTAGTCATGGCAGGTTCAAGAGAATACTAGCAGCTAAGGATGTTGAAACAATTGCAAGAGCTTTG CTTATGTATTCATTGAAAGTTTACAAAGGAGATGAGAAGATCAAAGAATTTATATGGGATTTAATATCTCCTGCAAATGATGGTTCCTTGAAGAATCATTCAG gtTTATCTGCACCAGTTCCTAgaggaagaaaaggtaaaaataaaCCAACAAAGAAAGAGAAGGAGTCAGAACATGAAATAGAAATGGCTAAATATCACATAGATCCCGAGTCTGTTCTCAAAGACACTGGTTACAAAAGACATCTGCATCGCCATGCCAACAA AGTATTATTGAGAGTTAGACTGCTGTATTACCTTAGAGAAGAAATCATTGGTCATGCTGCAGACAAAATAAACAAAGGACTTGATGTCAG tGAAATAGATATACCAAGAGCAAATGTAGAAGGGGATCCCCCAACTTTATGGTGGGATGGATTATCTGACAGATCCTTGTTGATTGGTGTATTTAAACATG GCTATGAGAAGTACAATCGAATGAGAAATGATCCTTTGTTGTGTTTCCTGTCACGCTGTGGACCTCCAGCTGGGGCTGCTCTGGCTGCAGAACAAAATGATGATGATGA TGACGACATGGATGATACTAAGGGTAATATAAGTACATTGAAGGACGAGGATGAAGACACATGTACCTCTGTGATCTCTAATCAGGACAGTAACATGGCTAAGGAGACACCTAATGTTACAACTGAAGGAGGAGATGATGATGGGGAGAAGTTACCATGGCCTACCATGTCTGATCTTAATACCAGACTCAGGAGAATTATCACCAGCTTCCAACGTAGTCATAAAAGACAAATGTTGAAGGATGCACAAAGGGCAAAG agaATGGAAAGAAGAGAGAGATATGATGTAGTAAGCAGATACAAGGATGAAGAGAAAATTCAATATCAACAAAG TTTTTTTGGATGTTGGGACAG TCACTGGACGCGGAGAGAGGAGTCTGATTTCTATCGTATTATATCTACGTTTGGAGTGGAATTTGATCTGTTTACAGGCAGATATAAGTGGGATAGATTCAGGACATTAGCTAGGTTGGAGAAGAAACATGATGACACTTTAACAGAATATTTCCAAGCATTTTACCACATGTGCATGCGAGTCTGCAAGAAATTCAAAAATGATGATGATG CACTGCCTCCAAACAATATATATGTGGAACCAATATCTGAAGAGAGAGCTAGTCGTAGTCTTGCCAGAATTGATCTCCTGAATAAAATACGAACTGAAACTTTGGCACATCCTAAATTTGATGAGCGTGTCAAGTTATGTCAAACGTCCTATGATCTTCCATCATGGTGGATTTGTGGCAAACATGACAAAGATCTACTCAGAGGAGCTGCTAG gCATGGTGTAGTGCGCACTGATGAATTTATACTTAATGACCCAGCATTGTCTTTCAAAGATGTGTTCAGGAATAAACGTCCATATGTAAATTCCCCTCATTTTATGCAGTCACCTGGTGCCAGCCAGACACCAGTCAAAGTTAAAA ATAAGGAAGAAGAAACTGAATTGGAAATAAAAGCAATGATAGAGAAAATCAAAAGGGAGTCTAATAAAGATAAACCAGAAAGTGATCCTCAAGATGTGAAAAAGGAACAAACATCTCCTGATAAAAAGTCTGATGATCTTGAACATGACTTAGACAAAGACATGAAAAAGGAAGTGAATTCTCCTGATAAAAAAACTAACGACAGTGAACAAGATGAAGAGGAGGAAAATAGAACTAGTAGTCCTGATAGtaataaagaactgaagaaggaTATCAAAACTGAAGTGAAAGTAGAAAGTGAAAGTGACATAAAAGAGGAAGCCAATTCTGACCAAGATTGTCAAGAAAAGAGTGAAGATTTGTCTGTAGTTAAGAAATCTGTTGtagataatgatgatgatgaagcTACTGATATTGAACATGATGTTTCTGATAATGAAACTACTAACGACACTGAAGTCAAATCTGAGGATCAAAATGATAGTGAGAAATCTCCAGTGAAAGTCAAATCAGAAAAATCTCCAGAAAAAGTTAAGTCTCCTGGAGACATTAAAACAGAGGATGAAGAAAAGGATTCGGAAGATCTATATACagaagtaaaaaaagaaaaagtgaaaGAGGAAGATAGTGAAAAGTTCaccaaagaagatgtg GAGTTACAGAAGCTTATAAATGAAGAAGATAATTTAGATCCCAGATTGTCAGCCATTCCAGCAGATTTTCTACAGTGGCCAAAG GACAGGGTAATCTTCCATCGTCTAGAACATATATGTTACTGTGTTGAGACTGGAGAATGGCCATTCCCAAAGAGGATGTCGAACATTCCTATGAACTATGACTCCAGAAGTGCCACGCCCCTCGGATCATCGACACCCAGAGATGACCAAGATCTGAGCCAATCAGATGCTGGGGATTCTGTCTATGATGGGATCAAGGTGAACACG GGTGATGGATTAAAAATGACATTCCACAAACGCAATGCTAAAGAACAAAAATTTGATG GTCGAATGGCCCATCTGTTGAATCAGTCTGCAGCAGGCTCTAGTGATAACGACAGTCAGTCTGAATCTCTGACACCACGATCTCAGGTACCCGGACATTCCCCACGACATTCACCTCATCATTATTTCTTCTCACAG ACTCCTGCTGATTTACTTTCCAATGGATCAGGTCCAGAATTTGATCCTGTTCTCCTTCAAAGGAGTATG ATGTCTTTGCAGATGGAACATGCTTTGATGTTCCCAGGCAGCAGACAACGGAGGGGACGGAAAAGGAAAGCTGAGAAGATGGCTGAACTTGCTATGCAAGAGGCTCTTGCAAGAAGGGAACACTCAAAGAATGTAGTTGGACATGATCCTG AATCCCGAGTACCTGTGATAAATCTGGAAGATGGCAGCCGATTGTCAGGTGATGAAGCTCCACAGAAGAAAGATTTAGAGAAATGGTTGGACGAACATCCTGGATACATGATAGCTGATTGTGAAGAGGATTTTTATGAT GATATACCAAGACGTGGCAGAAAGTCTCGTCTAGATCCATCTATGATTGATCCTATGATGATGACTGGTGAAGAAAATGTCTCCGTTGTAAATAGAATCACAGGCAAAAAG ATTACTGGTGCCAAAGCCCCACCATTGAAGTATTTAACAGAATGGTTAGAACAAAATCCCCTTTATGATGTAGATTCCAAATGGTCTGATATTGTTCGTAGTAAG GTTAATTTACCAAAGTCATTACAGAGTCGTGTTGTGACACCCAGCAGAGGCAGGAAACCAAAGGACACTTTATCATCGTCAATGATGGGTTCAGACATTCCATTCAGTGCTGCATCATTAGCTGGGCTATCAGGATTCCATAGTCCTGGTCTAATGTCTATGTCTGGATTACCAAAACTACC